From a single Candoia aspera isolate rCanAsp1 chromosome 2, rCanAsp1.hap2, whole genome shotgun sequence genomic region:
- the IP6K1 gene encoding inositol hexakisphosphate kinase 1 — protein sequence MCVCQTMEVGKHGKNATHTGGRGVLLEPFIHQVGGHSSMMRYDDHTVCKPLITREQRFYESLPPEMKEFTPEYKGVVSVCFEGDSDGYINLVAYPYVESEALEQDDTAERDQPRRKHSRRSLNKPGSGSEHKEEKAGLTSETLESNQDTRSLRSFHSDVPFQMLDGNSSVSSEKISFNPWSLRCHKQQLSRMRSESKERKLYKFLLLENVVHHFKFPCVLDLKMGTRQHGDDASEEKAARQMKKCAQSTSATLGVRVCGMQVYQLNTGHYLCRNKYYGRGLSTEGFRSALYQYLHNGIELRKDLFDPILSKLQSLKAVLERQASYRFYSSSLLIIYDGKDTRSETYMERRAEMRLKQVDLSLTDNLQDVSSTESLSFQPKVDVRMIDFAHSTFKGFRDDPTVHDGPDMGYVFGLESLINIIGQMRDENQ from the exons ATGTGTGTTTGTCAAACCATGGAGGTGGGGAAGCATGGCAAGAACGCAACCCACACAGGAGGCCGAGGGGTCCTGTTGGAGCCTTTCATCCATCAGGTGGGCGGCCACAGCAGCATGATGCGCTACGATGACCACACTGTGTGCAAACCTCTCATAACCAGAGAACAGCGCTTTTATGAGTCTTTGCCTCCAGAAATGAAGGAATTCACACCTGAGTATAAAG GTGTAGTGTCTGTCTGTTTTGAGGGCGACAGTGATGGCTATATTAACCTGGTAGCATATCCATATGTGGAGAGTGAAGCCTTGGAGCAAGATGATACAGCAGAGAGGGACCAGCCACGTCGCAAACACTCTCGCAGGAGCCTCAACAAACCAGGCAGTGGTAGTGAGCACAAAGAGGAGAAAGCAGGGCTCACTTCTGAGACCTTGGAAAG CAACCAGGACACAAGGAGCCTCAGGAGCTTCCATTCGGATGTTCCATTTCAGATGCTGGATGGGAATAGTAGTGTGAGTTCCGAAAAGATCAGCTTTAATCCATGGAGTTTGCGTTGCCACAAGCAACAACTGAGCCGCATGCGCTCGGAGTCTAAGGAACGAAAGCTCTACA AATTTCTTTTGTTGGAGAATGTAGTGCATCATTTCAAATTTCCCTGTGTGCTTGACTTGAAAATGGGGACCAGACAACATGGGGACGATGCATCTGAGGAGAAGGCTGCTCGGCAGATGAAGAAATGTGCACAGAGCACTTCAGCCACACTGGGAGTCCGAGTTTGTGGAATGCAG GTATATCAGCTGAATACTGGGCATTATTTGTGCAGGAACAAATATTATGGCAGAGGTCTTTCCACTGAGGGTTTTCGCAGTGCCCTTTACCAGTACCTGCACAATGGCATAGAACTACGAAAGGACCTTTTTGATCCCATCCTCAGCAAATTGCAAAGTCTAAAGGCTGTATTGGAGAGGCAGGCCTCTTACAGGTTCTATTCCAGCTCCTTGCTCATTATTTATGATGGGAAGGATACCCGTTCTGAGACATACATGGAACGCAGAGCAGAGATGCGCCTAAAACAAGTGGACCTCTCCCTCACAGACAACCTACAAGATGTCAGCAGCACAGAATCTCTCTCCTTCCAGCCCAAGGTGGATGTACGTATGATTGACTTCGCACACAGCACATTCAAAGGCTTTCGGGATGACCCCACTGTACATGATGGCCCTGATATGGGATATGTGTTTGGACTAGAGAGCCTTATCAACATAATAGGACAGATGAGGGATGAGAATCAGTAG